The following proteins are co-located in the Xyrauchen texanus isolate HMW12.3.18 chromosome 43, RBS_HiC_50CHRs, whole genome shotgun sequence genome:
- the LOC127635633 gene encoding phospholipid phosphatase-related protein type 1-like isoform X2, translating into MASDNTQRSYSIIPCFIFVELVIMAGTVLLMYYFECTDIFGIHIQGFFCNDADLMKPYPGAEESSFIPPIILYWVVAAAPTAIIFVGEISMYIMKSTREVLIAQEKTIVTGECCYLNPLFRRIIRFIGVFAFGLFATDIFVNAGQVVTGSLAPYFLSVCKPNYTGMDCHVNHQFITNGNICTGNQMVVERARRSFPSKDASLGVYSAIFITMYITSTIKTKSSRLAKPVLCLGILYAAFLTGLNRVSEYRNHCSDIISGFMLGSSVALFLVICVVNNFKGTHSTPTKQKQEEYRGLPLMTFSRVESPLETLSAQASVMQCS; encoded by the exons TTAGTCATCATGGCCGGGACAGTGCTTCTGATGTACTACTTTGAATGCACGGACATATTTGGGATCCACATCCAGGGCTTCTTCTGTAATGATGCTGACCTGATGAAGCCCTACCCCGGGGCGGAGGAGAGCAGCTTCATTCCTCCAATCATCCTGTACTGGGTGGTGGCAGCTGCGCCCACAGCCATC ATATTTGTTGGTGAGATCTCAATGTACATCATGAAGTCCACTAGAGAAGTTCTCATAGCCCAGGAGAAAACCATTGTGACGGGGGAATGCTGCTATCTGAATCCTCTTTTCCGCAGAATCATCAGGTTTATTG GTGTCTTTGCGTTTGGCCTGTTTGCCACTGACATCTTTGTCAATGCTGGTCAGGTAGTGACTGGCAGTCTGGCGCCATATTTCCTGAGTGTCTGCAAGCCAAATTATACAGGGATGGACTGTCACGTAAACCACCAGTTCATCACAAATGGCAACATCTGCACTGGGAACCAGATGGTGGTGGAGAGAGCCAGGAGATCCTTCCCATCCAAAGACGCTTCGCTTGGTGTCTACTCGGCCATCTTCATCACT atGTACATCACGAGCACTATCAAGACTAAAAGCAGTCGTCTGGCAAAGCCTGTGCTCTGTCTGGGGATCCTGTATGCTGCTTTCCTCACTGGTCTCAACCGGGTCTCTGAGTACCGCAACCACTGCTCAGACATTATTTCTGGATTCATGTTAGGAAGCTCTGTAGCTCTCTTTTTG GTAATCTGTGTAGTGAACAACTTCAAAGGGACGCACTCCACTCCCACCAAACAAAAGCAGGAGGAATATCGCGGTCTTCCATTGATGACATTCTCTCGTGTGGAGAGCCCCCTGGAGACCCTCAGTGCACAG
- the LOC127635633 gene encoding phospholipid phosphatase-related protein type 1-like isoform X1 gives MASDNTQRSYSIIPCFIFVELVIMAGTVLLMYYFECTDIFGIHIQGFFCNDADLMKPYPGAEESSFIPPIILYWVVAAAPTAIIFVGEISMYIMKSTREVLIAQEKTIVTGECCYLNPLFRRIIRFIGVFAFGLFATDIFVNAGQVVTGSLAPYFLSVCKPNYTGMDCHVNHQFITNGNICTGNQMVVERARRSFPSKDASLGVYSAIFITMYITSTIKTKSSRLAKPVLCLGILYAAFLTGLNRVSEYRNHCSDIISGFMLGSSVALFLVICVVNNFKGTHSTPTKQKQEEYRGLPLMTFSRVESPLETLSAQNHSVSMTEVT, from the exons TTAGTCATCATGGCCGGGACAGTGCTTCTGATGTACTACTTTGAATGCACGGACATATTTGGGATCCACATCCAGGGCTTCTTCTGTAATGATGCTGACCTGATGAAGCCCTACCCCGGGGCGGAGGAGAGCAGCTTCATTCCTCCAATCATCCTGTACTGGGTGGTGGCAGCTGCGCCCACAGCCATC ATATTTGTTGGTGAGATCTCAATGTACATCATGAAGTCCACTAGAGAAGTTCTCATAGCCCAGGAGAAAACCATTGTGACGGGGGAATGCTGCTATCTGAATCCTCTTTTCCGCAGAATCATCAGGTTTATTG GTGTCTTTGCGTTTGGCCTGTTTGCCACTGACATCTTTGTCAATGCTGGTCAGGTAGTGACTGGCAGTCTGGCGCCATATTTCCTGAGTGTCTGCAAGCCAAATTATACAGGGATGGACTGTCACGTAAACCACCAGTTCATCACAAATGGCAACATCTGCACTGGGAACCAGATGGTGGTGGAGAGAGCCAGGAGATCCTTCCCATCCAAAGACGCTTCGCTTGGTGTCTACTCGGCCATCTTCATCACT atGTACATCACGAGCACTATCAAGACTAAAAGCAGTCGTCTGGCAAAGCCTGTGCTCTGTCTGGGGATCCTGTATGCTGCTTTCCTCACTGGTCTCAACCGGGTCTCTGAGTACCGCAACCACTGCTCAGACATTATTTCTGGATTCATGTTAGGAAGCTCTGTAGCTCTCTTTTTG GTAATCTGTGTAGTGAACAACTTCAAAGGGACGCACTCCACTCCCACCAAACAAAAGCAGGAGGAATATCGCGGTCTTCCATTGATGACATTCTCTCGTGTGGAGAGCCCCCTGGAGACCCTCAGTGCACAG
- the LOC127635633 gene encoding phospholipid phosphatase-related protein type 1-like isoform X3, with protein sequence MAGTVLLMYYFECTDIFGIHIQGFFCNDADLMKPYPGAEESSFIPPIILYWVVAAAPTAIIFVGEISMYIMKSTREVLIAQEKTIVTGECCYLNPLFRRIIRFIGVFAFGLFATDIFVNAGQVVTGSLAPYFLSVCKPNYTGMDCHVNHQFITNGNICTGNQMVVERARRSFPSKDASLGVYSAIFITMYITSTIKTKSSRLAKPVLCLGILYAAFLTGLNRVSEYRNHCSDIISGFMLGSSVALFLVICVVNNFKGTHSTPTKQKQEEYRGLPLMTFSRVESPLETLSAQNHSVSMTEVT encoded by the exons ATGGCCGGGACAGTGCTTCTGATGTACTACTTTGAATGCACGGACATATTTGGGATCCACATCCAGGGCTTCTTCTGTAATGATGCTGACCTGATGAAGCCCTACCCCGGGGCGGAGGAGAGCAGCTTCATTCCTCCAATCATCCTGTACTGGGTGGTGGCAGCTGCGCCCACAGCCATC ATATTTGTTGGTGAGATCTCAATGTACATCATGAAGTCCACTAGAGAAGTTCTCATAGCCCAGGAGAAAACCATTGTGACGGGGGAATGCTGCTATCTGAATCCTCTTTTCCGCAGAATCATCAGGTTTATTG GTGTCTTTGCGTTTGGCCTGTTTGCCACTGACATCTTTGTCAATGCTGGTCAGGTAGTGACTGGCAGTCTGGCGCCATATTTCCTGAGTGTCTGCAAGCCAAATTATACAGGGATGGACTGTCACGTAAACCACCAGTTCATCACAAATGGCAACATCTGCACTGGGAACCAGATGGTGGTGGAGAGAGCCAGGAGATCCTTCCCATCCAAAGACGCTTCGCTTGGTGTCTACTCGGCCATCTTCATCACT atGTACATCACGAGCACTATCAAGACTAAAAGCAGTCGTCTGGCAAAGCCTGTGCTCTGTCTGGGGATCCTGTATGCTGCTTTCCTCACTGGTCTCAACCGGGTCTCTGAGTACCGCAACCACTGCTCAGACATTATTTCTGGATTCATGTTAGGAAGCTCTGTAGCTCTCTTTTTG GTAATCTGTGTAGTGAACAACTTCAAAGGGACGCACTCCACTCCCACCAAACAAAAGCAGGAGGAATATCGCGGTCTTCCATTGATGACATTCTCTCGTGTGGAGAGCCCCCTGGAGACCCTCAGTGCACAG